The Pseudolabrys sp. FHR47 genome contains a region encoding:
- a CDS encoding 4Fe-4S binding protein, which yields MALKIIASQCTSCSACEPECPNVAITEKNGTFVIDPKKCTECIGHFDAPQCAAVCPVDNTCVIDNSFPRYQPPA from the coding sequence ATGGCGTTGAAAATCATAGCCTCGCAGTGCACGAGCTGTTCGGCCTGCGAGCCCGAATGTCCGAATGTCGCGATCACGGAAAAGAACGGCACCTTCGTGATCGACCCGAAGAAATGTACCGAGTGCATCGGCCATTTCGATGCACCGCAATGCGCGGCGGTGTGTCCGGTTGATAACACCTGCGTCATCGACAATTCGTTCCCGCGCTACCAGCCACCGGCGTGA
- a CDS encoding iron-sulfur cluster assembly accessory protein has protein sequence MNFTITPAAEKFIRFMLRTDGGPGSGFRLAVSPGGCSGLAADISVKPEPAPGEAVVERNGIKLFLPAESRILLDGVTIDFADTPAQTGLVFHDPKATTCSSHHDAKAVQ, from the coding sequence ATGAACTTCACCATCACGCCGGCGGCCGAGAAATTCATCCGCTTCATGCTCCGGACCGATGGCGGTCCGGGCAGCGGCTTCCGCCTCGCCGTCAGTCCTGGCGGCTGCTCCGGATTGGCCGCCGACATCAGCGTCAAGCCCGAGCCGGCGCCGGGCGAGGCGGTGGTGGAGCGCAACGGCATCAAGCTCTTCCTGCCGGCCGAAAGCCGTATCCTGCTCGACGGCGTCACGATCGACTTCGCCGATACACCGGCGCAGACCGGCTTGGTCTTCCATGATCCGAAGGCCACGACCTGCAGCTCGCATCACGATGCCAAGGCCGTTCAGTAG